One stretch of Candidatus Microthrix parvicella Bio17-1 DNA includes these proteins:
- a CDS encoding helix-turn-helix domain-containing protein, translating to MAPSTLLRSNLDIPDEATSAEAAEAVDLLDRFQRTHPGDIGTVRLVADNSDLSVTIPGSALSHLVELLAHIANGNAVTIAPVHAELTTQQAADMLVVSRPYLIGLLEEGQIPHRRVGNRRRIRLTDLLAYMREDDRKRAEASG from the coding sequence ATGGCCCCATCAACACTGCTCCGCAGCAACCTCGACATTCCCGACGAGGCAACCTCAGCCGAAGCAGCTGAAGCGGTCGACCTACTCGACCGGTTCCAACGGACCCATCCTGGTGACATCGGCACGGTGCGTCTCGTCGCCGACAATTCCGATCTGAGCGTCACCATCCCCGGCAGCGCGCTTAGCCATCTCGTCGAACTGCTTGCGCACATCGCCAACGGCAATGCCGTCACCATCGCTCCGGTGCACGCAGAACTCACCACCCAACAAGCCGCCGACATGCTCGTCGTGTCGCGGCCCTACCTGATCGGGCTCCTCGAAGAGGGCCAGATCCCCCATCGGCGCGTAGGGAACCGGCGCCGTATCCGGCTCACCGACCTCCTCGCCTACATGCGCGAGGACGACCGCAAACGCGCTGAAGCCAGCGGCTGA
- a CDS encoding ABC transporter ATP-binding protein, translating into MSTDTSGSADGRSFAVGVAACVAEFGDQAVGPVSLEVGWGETVALVGPSGAGKSTVFRWLRGDLIPTFGHAEVSGVELGRLSGGERGDFIREHISGVDQSPLLLPELDVLENTALPLLLDGMGSESAFESARSALSAVGIEDLAGRDLRSLSGGQHQRVAVARALVRPAGVVLADEPTASLDRTNADRVGWLLVDQVRSNPQRALLLATHDLAVAGLCDRVVDLTMMPSNC; encoded by the coding sequence TTGTCAACCGATACATCTGGGTCAGCGGACGGACGTTCTTTTGCGGTCGGGGTCGCCGCATGTGTTGCTGAGTTCGGCGATCAGGCCGTGGGGCCGGTGTCGTTGGAGGTCGGGTGGGGGGAGACTGTTGCGTTGGTTGGACCATCGGGGGCTGGAAAGTCGACGGTGTTCCGCTGGCTTCGTGGTGACCTGATTCCTACCTTTGGTCATGCGGAGGTGTCGGGGGTTGAGTTGGGTCGTCTATCTGGCGGCGAGCGCGGCGACTTCATCCGGGAGCACATCTCGGGTGTTGATCAGTCACCGTTGTTGCTGCCCGAGTTGGACGTGTTGGAAAACACGGCTTTGCCGTTGTTGTTGGACGGAATGGGTTCTGAGTCGGCGTTTGAGAGTGCCCGGTCGGCTTTGTCTGCTGTTGGGATCGAGGACTTGGCCGGTCGGGACCTGCGGTCGTTGTCGGGTGGTCAGCATCAACGCGTCGCTGTGGCGCGAGCGCTGGTTCGACCGGCGGGGGTTGTGCTGGCTGACGAGCCCACGGCTTCGCTGGATCGGACAAATGCTGATCGTGTGGGCTGGTTGTTGGTCGATCAGGTGCGAAGCAACCCGCAGCGTGCGCTGTTGCTGGCGACGCACGACTTGGCTGTCGCAGGGTTGTGCGATCGTGTCGTCGATCTGACGATGATGCCGAGCAACTGTTGA